A part of Miscanthus floridulus cultivar M001 chromosome 6, ASM1932011v1, whole genome shotgun sequence genomic DNA contains:
- the LOC136460312 gene encoding uncharacterized protein has translation MDRGSGLNILYVDTLNTMHIPRTELHPAGSPFHGVILGAQAYLVGQIDLLITFGNRANFRLKVITFEVVDFLGSYHTIMGWPCYAKFMAIPNHTYLKLKMPGPNDVITVSSAFLHAFMCNHEHFELTTVVVNSSELPQLGESLAPAVLDYNKLTSSMAFRPLEEAKAVGIDPIDPTKMVWIGTQLLAK, from the coding sequence atggacagaggcagcggcctcaacatcctctacgtcgacaccctcaacACCATGCACATCCCCCGAACGGAACTTCAcccagcgggctctcccttccatggggtgatcctaggagcgcaggcatacctggTCGGGCAAATCGACCTACTCATcacatttggcaaccgagccaacttccgcttgaAGGtcatcacctttgaagtggtggacttcctggggtcctaccacaccatcatggggtggccatgctatgccaaattcatggcaatccccaaccaCACCtatctcaagctaaagatgccaggaccgaacgacGTCATCACCGTGAGCAGTGCCTTCTTGCACGCCTTCATGTGCAACCACGAGCACTTTGAGCTCACCACTGtggtcgtcaactcgtccgagctcccacaACTCGGGGAATCATTAGCCCCAGCAGTCCTGGACTACAACAAACTGACTTCCTCAATGGCCTTCCGCCCGCTCGAGGAGgccaaggcggtggggatcgaccccattgacccaaccaagatggtgtggattgggacccagctcctggccaaatag